In Torulaspora delbrueckii CBS 1146 chromosome 1, complete genome, one genomic interval encodes:
- the HOS3 gene encoding histone deacetylase (similar to Saccharomyces cerevisiae HOS3 (YPL116W); ancestral locus Anc_8.607) produces the protein MAEEDPLSKFYKQFQVFVQNNPNVISAARAASQIPESAKAVIVLSPYSLQHAFPRDWVSKSYRKTIVERPERLLAGSMGISAAVTMYPALFTLKSSNQRKGSLVSPHVLKVHGRDWPPTLLRLCKHADEKLAKGEIEVPDSWNSGDIYLSSKTIEALQGSIGALETGVDSIFEGPSPEHVSNRAFVVIRPPGHHCRAGTPSGFCLLNNAHVSIEYAHDTYGITHAVVLDFDLHHGDGTQDICWKRAGFRPDEQDENTGGYDEFGKKFAEFPRVGYFSMHDINSFPTESGYATKDNIKSASTCIMNGHDLNIWNVHLSAWETEEDFNKLYQSKYRTLFAKADEFFKNAKIEMSAKGKKFKGLVVISAGFDASEFEQVSMQRHGVNVPTNFYTMFTKDALKLAQMHSEGKVLSVLEGGYSDKAITSGVFAHLIGLQNQNWIKEWGSEQVVKEIVRGCKPNWKPYKSKKTRDVIRIWAEEVIKLGRAMIPEFEQVLFAETKADSVPETQKESLRSTTIAQRLTRSQGQQLPSEPKEVTPPRRIINSKASESAPAVPFAQQEIATDDENDDEDYVYDEELNRTFNRTVEDITIDDISRHLETLEIIETPSTTEPKKPVQHKVETKATLGKYKIPTSTTTQHLRSHRYSGAPDYDDSDVSMVSHISTAKKHTTRSGRKW, from the coding sequence ATGGCTGAAGAGGACCCATTGAGCAAGTTCTACAAGCAGTTTCAGGTGTTTGTACAGAACAACCCGAATGTGATATCTGCTGCTAGAGCGGCTTCGCAGATCCCAGAGTCTGCGAAAGCTGTTATCGTACTGTCACCTTACTCGTTGCAACATGCATTTCCCAGAGATTGGGTGAGTAAATCCTATCGGAAGACTATTGTCGAAAGGCCAGAGAGGTTGCTAGCTGGATCTATGGGTATATCAGCTGCAGTGACCATGTATCCCGCATTATTCACTTTAAAATCTTCTAATCAGCGTAAGGGATCGTTAGTATCACCTCATGTTTTGAAAGTTCATGGAAGAGATTGGCCTCCAACGTTGCTAAGACTTTGTAAGCATGCGGATGAGAAATTGGCTAAAGGTGAGATAGAAGTGCCCGATTCGTGGAACTCAGGGGATATCTACTTGAGTTCAAAGACCATTGAGGCTCTACAAGGGTCTATTGGAGCCTTAGAGACTGGTGTGGACTCTATTTTTGAAGGTCCTTCGCCTGAACATGTGAGTAATCGTGCTTTTGTCGTGATACGACCACCTGGTCACCATTGTAGGGCTGGCACGCCTTCAGGCTTCTGTTTACTGAACAACGCTCATGTTTCAATCGAGTACGCCCACGATACCTACGGTATAACCCATGCCGTGGTGCTGGATTTCGACTTGCATCATGGCGATGGTACTCAGGATATATGTTGGAAAAGAGCAGGATTTAGACCCGATGAACAGGATGAAAATACTGGTGGCTACGATGAGTTTGGTAAGAAATTCGCCGAATTTCCACGAGTTGGCTACTTTTCAATGCATGATATCAATTCATTCCCGACAGAATCGGGATACGCTACCAAAGACAATATCAAAAGTGCATCGACGTGTATAATGAACGGACAtgatttgaatatttggaaTGTACATTTATCTGCCTGGgaaacagaagaagatttcaacaagCTGTACCAATCTAAATACAGAACGTTATTTGCTAAGGCAgatgaattcttcaagaatgcCAAGATAGAGATGAGTGCCAAGGGTAAGAAGTTTAAGGGACTTGTTGTAATAAGTGCAGGATTCGATGCTTCCGAGTTCGAGCAAGTGAGTATGCAAAGACATGGAGTCAATGTGCCCACTAATTTCTACACGATGTTCACCAAGGATGCATTGAAGCTAGCTCAAATGCACTCAGAGGGTAAAGTGCTTTCAGTGCTAGAAGGTGGCTACTCTGATAAAGCCATAACCTCTGGGGTATTTGCGCACTTGATCGGACTACAGAATCAAAACTGGATAAAAGAATGGGGGTCTGAGCAAGTGGTCAAAGAGATAGTACGCGGTTGTAAGCCTAATTGGAAACCTTACAAGTCCAAAAAGACTCGAGATGTGATAAGGATCTGGGCAGAAGAAGTGATCAAGCTCGGAAGAGCAATGATCCCAGAATTCGAACAAGTACTGTTTGCAGAAACAAAAGCAGACTCTGTGCCAGAAACACAAAAGGAGAGTTTACGTAGTACAACAATCGCACAAAGACTGACCAGATCCCAGGGACAACAACTACCGTCAGAACCTAAGGAAGTCACACCTCCGCGTCGTATAATAAACAGTAAAGCATCGGAATCGGCCCCAGCAGTACCGTTTGCCCAACAAGAGATTGCAACTGATGACGAAAACGACGACGAGGACTATGTCTACGACGAAGAACTTAACAGAACATTCAACCGTACCGTCGAAGATATTACCATCGACGATATCTCTCGCCATCTGGAAACTCTCGAAATAATTGAAACTCCATCTACCACGGAGCCCAAGAAACCAGTACAGCACAAGGTAGAAACCAAAGCCACGTTGGGCAAGTACAAGATCCCAACAAGTACCACAACGCAACATTTGAGATCCCATCGCTACTCCGGCGCCCCCGACTACGACGACAGTGACGTCTCCATGGTCTCCCATATCTCAACGGCCAAGAAGCACACCACCAGGAGCGGTCGCAAGTGGTGA
- the MCA1 gene encoding Ca(2+)-dependent cysteine protease MCA1 (similar to Saccharomyces cerevisiae MCA1 (YOR197W); ancestral locus Anc_8.608): protein MFPGRAHNTYNSSGGNNGGNNGGNNGGNNGGNNGGYSRPAAPPPGFYEQQEQYSRPAAPPPGSYNEYQRPSMPPPRGNDSGYVDGPQQYSHPSVNMSQPPQQMQSIQGVENAFQYSQCTGRRKALLIGINYIGTKNQLRGCINDAHNMFNFLTSRHGYNADDIVMLTDDQQDMVRLPLKANIIRAMQWLVRDARPNDSLFFHYSGHGGQTKDLDGDEDDGMDDVIYPLDFETQGDLVDDIMHDIMVKSLPPGARLTALFDSCHSGTVLDLPYTYSTKGIIKEPNVWKDVGQDGLQAAMAYAVGNRSSLLSSLGNIASSVKNNVTGNVDRERVKQIKFSPADVIMFSGSKDNQTSADATENGQATGAMSYAFVKVLTLQPQQSYLSLLQNMRQELISKYSQKPQLSSSHPIDVNLQFIM, encoded by the coding sequence ATGTTCCCTGGAAGAGCTCATAATACGTACAATAGCAGTGGTGGGAACAATGGTGGGAACAATGGTGGGAACAATGGTGGGAACAATGGTGGGAATAATGGTGGTTACTCCAGACCTGCTGCACCACCACCAGGATTCTATGAACAACAGGAACAGTATTCGAGACCTGCTGCTCCTCCACCAGGATCTTACAATGAATACCAACGTCCTAGTATGCCTCCTCCACGCGGAAATGACTCTGGGTATGTGGATGGGCCTCAACAGTATTCTCATCCTTCAGTTAATATGTCTCAACCACCGCAACAGATGCAGTCGATCCAGGGAGTTGAGAATGCCTTCCAGTATTCGCAGTGTACTGGTAGACGTAAGGCCTTACTCATTGGGATTAACTATATCGGGACTAAAAACCAGCTTCGTGGATGTATCAATGATGCGCACAACATGTTTAACTTCCTGACAAGTAGGCATGGCTACAACGCTGACGATATTGTAATGCTTACTGATGATCAGCAGGACATGGTACGTTTGCCATTGAAGGCGAATATCATCAGAGCTATGCAATGGTTGGTCCGGGATGCAAGGCCCAATGATTCTCTATTCTTTCACTACTCTGGTCATGGTGGACAGACGAAGGACTTGGATggagatgaagatgatggCATGGATGATGTTATTTACCCATTGGATTTTGAGACACAGGGAGACcttgttgatgatattatGCACGATATCATGGTTAAATCGCTACCACCAGGTGCAAGGTTGACCGCGTTATTCGATTCATGTCACTCGGGTACTGTGCTAGACTTGCCATACACTTATTCGACCAAGGGTATCATTAAGGAGCCCAATGTTTGGAAGGACGTTGGCCAGGATGGTTTGCAAGCCGCTATGGCTTATGCGGTTGGGAATCGTTCAAGTCTCTTGAGCTCATTGGGAAACATTGCCAGCTCTGTGAAGAACAATGTGACCGGGAACGTCGATCGGGAGCGGGTGAAGCAGATTAAGTTCTCCCCAGCAGATGTCATTATGTTCTCCGGTTCCAAAGACAACCAAACTTCTGCGGATGCTACTGAAAATGGTCAAGCTACTGGTGCCATGTCTTATGCGTTTGTCAAAGTTTTGACTTTACAACCGCAGCAGTCGTATCTGTCTCTCTTGCAAAATATGAGACAAGAGTTAATATCCAAATACTCACAGAAACCACAATTGTCATCATCTCATCCAATTGATGTCAATTTACAATTCATCATGTAA
- the BFR1 gene encoding Bfr1p (similar to Saccharomyces cerevisiae BFR1 (YOR198C); ancestral locus Anc_8.609), translated as MSSQPQHKYKRPDVGVRDKKLETLNAQLKKIDNEVAILRKQIDQNQVGDSTQQERKKLQEQTREIIKTQADLKSRRNAIHDNIKQLDGHIKRKTAEINDKLGRKAKYSTPGEVKQRISEIEDQISSGELSLIQEKLLVKEMQSLNKLNKDLVAIEPIKKSVDQDKIKIAELKEELNQLNPKEVSAKFEQTQEKLNSLQSKTQGVYDKRQVLFNKRSALYKKRDEIYAEIRKIRADFDNEFKSFKQKLEKERLKREEDQKLSKLLEEKDVAVGDVQERLNHAKLPAFTYEIEAIENALTVLDPTYEKPKKNIFGDEVKTNGPQPAKKVEDNGLVMVTKKTDDVFSNTAPSKSKKHKKKSQSNGQKASITESADGKFSLEPTLIATLAELDVTVPISKEEIATAVEQLKKKHEDFLSKQDEQTDQNIAAVEKELKDLELDFAKREEQIKKELEAKRSQETEETTEA; from the coding sequence atgTCTAGTCAACCACAGCATAAGTATAAGAGGCCAGACGTCGGGGTCAGAGACAAGAAGttggagactttgaacgctcaattgaagaagatcgaCAATGAGGTTGCTATCTTGAGGAAGcagattgatcaaaatcaagttGGGGACTCGACTCAGCaggagagaaagaaattgcaagagcAAACGAGGGAGATTATCAAGACTCAAGCCGATTTGAAGTCTCGCAGAAATGCCATTCATGACAATATCAAGCAATTAGATGGTCACATCAAGCGTAAGACAGCCGAAATCAACGACAAGTTGGGAAGAAAGGCTAAATACTCCACTCCTGGTGAAGTGAAGCAGAGAATCTCTGAGATCGAGGATCAGATCTCTTCCGGTGAATTGTCCTTGATCCAAGAGAAACTGCTAGTTAAGGAAATGCAgtctttgaacaagttgaacaaggaTTTGGTTGCCATCGAGCCCATCAAGAAGTCTGTTGATCAGGATAAGATCAAAATCGCTgagttgaaggaagaattgaaccAACTGAACCCTAAAGAAGTCTCTGCCAAGTTTGAACAAACTCAAGAGAAATTAAACAGTTTGCAATCCAAGACCCAAGGTGTTTACGATAAGCGTCAAGTGCTATTTAACAAGCGTTCTGCGTTGTACAAGAAGCGTGACGAGATCTATGCCGAAATCAGGAAGATCAGAGCTGACTTCGACAACGAGTTCAAGTCTTTCAAGCAAAAATTGGAGAAGGAACGTTTGAAGCGTGAGGAGGACCAAAAATTGTCCAAGCTTTTGGAGGAGAAGGATGTTGCTGTTGGTGATGTTCAAGAGAGATTGAACCATGCCAAACTCCCAGCTTTTACTTACGAAATTGAAGCCATCGAGAACGCTTTGACTGTACTCGACCCAACTTACgaaaagccaaagaagaacatcTTTGGTGATGAGGTCAAGACCAACGGTCCTCAACCCGCCAAGAAAGTCGAGGACAACGGGTTGGTCATGGTCACCAAAAAGACTGACGATGTTTTCTCCAACACTGCTCCTTCCAAGTCTAAGAAGcataagaagaagagccaaaGTAACGGTCAAAAGGCATCTATTACCGAGTCTGCTGATGGTAAATTTTCATTAGAGCCAACTTTGATCGCTACCTTAGCCGAATTGGACGTCACTGTTCCAATCTCCAAGGAGGAAATCGCCACTGCTGtggaacaattgaagaagaagcacGAGGATTTCTTATCCAAGCAAGATGAGCAAACCGACCAAAATATCgctgctgttgaaaaggaattgaaggacTTGGAGCTTGATTTTGCTAAGAGAGAAGAGCAAATCAAAAAGGAACTTGAAGCCAAGAGATCCCAGGAGACTGAAGAAACTACCGAGGCCTAG
- the IDI1 gene encoding isopentenyl-diphosphate delta-isomerase IDI1 (similar to Saccharomyces cerevisiae IDI1 (YPL117C); ancestral locus Anc_8.610): MSSQYAQLVKQLAAEDILEKFPEVIPLQKRPNTHSSESSADDAKDKVFSGHDDEQIRLMNENCIVLDWEDEAIGAGTKKLCHLMSNIEKGLLHRAFSVFFFDNEGKLLLQQRASEKITFPDLWTNTCCSHPLCVDDELGLGGSLQEKVQGAVTAAVRKLEHELGIPQEETKTRGQFHFLNRIHYMAPSNEPWGEHEIDYILFYRLGQDQKSTVDPNVNEVRDFKWVTAEELKSMFEDPSLKFTPWFKLICESYLYQWWEQLKDLSQVENDPTIHRML, translated from the coding sequence ATGAGCTCACAATATGCACAACTGGTGAAGCAACTTGCAGCCGAGgatattttggaaaagtttcCTGAGGTTATTCCATTGCAAAAGAGGCCTAATACCCACTCAAGTGAGTCATCAGCAGATGATGCCAAGGATAAGGTGTTTTCAGGCCATGACGATGAACAGATTAGATTGATGAATGAGAATTGTATTGTGTTGGACTGGGAGGACGAAGCTATTGGTGCCGGTACCAAGAAGCTATGTCATTTGATGAGtaacattgaaaaaggtCTACTGCACCGTGCTTTCTCAgtgttcttcttcgataACGAGGGCAAGCTGTTATTGCAACAGCGTGCTTCTGAGAAAATCACGTTCCCAGATCTGTGGACTAACACCTGTTGCTCGCACCCGCTATGTGTGGATGATGAGCTTGGGCTTGGAGGTAGTCTTCAGGAAAAAGTACAAGGTGCTGTCACTGCTGCAGTGAGGAAACTTGAACACGAGTTGGGGATTCCACAGGAGGAGACCAAAACCAGAGGTCAATTCCATTTCCTCAATAGAATTCACTACATGGCTCCAAGTAACGAACCTTGGGGTGAACATGAAATAGACTATATTCTGTTTTACAGACTGGGTCAGGATCAGAAAAGTACAGTTGATCCAAACGTCAACGAAGTTAGAGACTTCAAATGGGTTACTGCTGAAGAACTAAAATCTATGTTTGAAGACCCATCGCTAAAATTCACCCCATGGTTTAAGCTTATCTGTGAGAGCTACCTGTATCAATGGTGGGAGCAGCTCAAGGACTTGTCCCAGGTGGAAAACGACCCAACGATTCATAGAATGTTGTAA
- the MRM1 gene encoding Mrm1p (similar to Saccharomyces cerevisiae MRM1 (YOR201C); ancestral locus Anc_8.611) → MLSSSTLMIAVFKRGLAIRQAVKGGLGSRNTKLDKNLPQIRRKKAWEKAGEDKDSWFRKKYAHVHAREKNSGDLFGKKKAHTDKLAQIDQQTKNERQEHERKFEKRSATQGLRVNPLMEYVYGTNGVLAALQGGKREYFTRLLHHGPLPTTIAQLAEKNDIKVMETDKHRLNLLTNYAVHNSVVLETKPLQPTEISHLQLCDPEAGKFQYSEMIFDNEYSTHDFRYLVNEKKKFPLGIYLDEVVDPHNIGAIIRSAYFLGADFIVMSRRNCAPLSPAVSKTSSGAVELMPIYHVDKPLNFFSKSQEEGGWTFVTSCLTNSDSKMKKYSTGKILEMGALNGLCQELPVMLVVGNEGSGVRTNIKMRSDFFVEIPFGRQIPNKETPVDSLNVSVATALLLSNLLGV, encoded by the coding sequence ATGCTAAGTAGTAGTACTCTGATGATCGCCGTGTTTAAACGTGGTTTGGCCATTCGTCAGGCGGTGAAAGGTGGATTGGGGAGCCGTAACACTAAACTGGATAAGAATCTACCGCAGATCCGTCGCAAGAAGGCATGGGAGAAGGCTGGAGAGGATAAAGATTCATGGTTTAGAAAGAAATATGCCCATGTCCATGCTAGGGAGAAAAATTCTGGTGATTTGTttgggaagaagaaagctcatACTGATAAACTGGCACAAATTGACCAACAGACGAAGAATGAGAGGCAAGAGCATGAAAGGAAGTTTGAGAAACGAAGTGCTACACAGGGTCTAAGAGTAAACCCTTTGATGGAGTATGTTTATGGTACAAATGGTGTTCTGGCGGCTTTACAAGGTGGTAAGAGAGAATATTTTACTAGACTTCTGCATCATGGGCCTTTACCAACGACAATTGCCCAGCTCGCAGAGAAGAACGATATCAAAGTGATGGAAACGGACAAACATAGGCTGAACTTGCTTACGAATTATGCGGTTCATAACAGTGTTGTACTTGAGACTAAACCTCTGCAGCCAACTGAGATCTCCCATTTACAACTATGCGATCCAGAAGCGGGCAAATTCCAGTACAGTGAGATGatttttgataatgaatatAGCACACATGACTTTAGGTACCTCGTCaacgagaagaagaagtttccTCTCGGGATAtaccttgatgaagtggTCGACCCGCATAATATCGGAGCGATAATAAGAAGTGCTTATTTTCTGGGAGCCGATTTTATCGTGATGTCGAGGAGAAACTGTGCCCCATTGTCACCAGCAGTTTCGAAAACCAGCAGTGGTGCAGTGGAGTTGATGCCGATCTACCATGTGGATAAACCTCTTAACTTCTTCAGTAAGTCACAAGAGGAAGGTGGTTGGACATTCGTGACCAGTTGTCTGACGAATTCCGATTccaaaatgaaaaaatacaGTACGGGCAAGATCCTCGAGATGGGTGCTCTAAATGGCCTATGTCAAGAGCTCCCCGTCATGTTAGTTGTCGGTAACGAAGGCAGCGGTGTACGAACAAACATAAAGATGAGAAGTGATTTCTTTGTGGAGATACCTTTTGGTCGGCAAATACCTAATAAAGAGACCCCAGTCGATTCCTTGAACGTCAGTGTAGCTACTGCTTTATTGCTAAGTAATTTGCTCGGTGTTTAA
- the HIS3 gene encoding imidazoleglycerol-phosphate dehydratase HIS3 (similar to Saccharomyces cerevisiae HIS3 (YOR202W); ancestral locus Anc_8.612), with protein sequence MSERKAFVSRITNETKIQIAISLNGGHIEIKDSILCKKQQENGSDVAAQTTKSQVIDIQTGVGFLDHMIHALAKHSGWSLIVECIGDLHIDDHHTTEDCGIALGQAFKEALGQVRGVKRFGTGFAPLDEALSRAVVDLSNRPYAVIDLGLKREKIGDLSTEMIPHFLESFAEAARLTIHVDCLRGFNDHHRSESAFKALAVAIRESLAPNGTNDVPSTKGVLM encoded by the coding sequence ATGAGTGAACGCAAAGCATTTGTGAGCCGTATAACAAACGAAACCAAGATTCAAATTGCAATTTCGCTGAATGGTGGTCATATTGAAATAAAGGACTCAATTTTATGTAAGAAACAGCAGGAAAATGGTAGCGATGTGGCAGCCCAGACCACCAAGTCCCAAGTGATAGATATTCAAACTGGTGTAGGATTCCTGGACCACATGATTCATGCGCTGGCCAAGCACTCCGGATGGTCTTTGATCGTCGAGTGTATCGGTGATTTGCACATTGACGACCACCATACCACTGAGGATTGTGGTATTGCATTGGGCCAGGCATTCAAGGAAGCTTTGGGTCAAGTTCGGGGTGTGAAAAGGTTCGGTACTGGGTTTGCACCTTTGGACGAAGCTCTATCCAGAGCCGTTGTGGATTTATCAAACAGACCTTACGCTGTAATTGAtcttggtttgaagagGGAGAAGATCGGCGATCTCTCGACTGAGATGATTCCAcatttcttggaaagtTTTGCCGAGGCTGCTCGTTTGACTATCCACGTTGACTGTCTGAGAGGTTTTAATGATCACCACCGTAGCGAGAGTGCCTTTAAAGCCTTGGCAGTGGCTATTCGTGAATCATTAGCACCTAATGGTACTAATGATGTGCCTTCTACCAAAGGTGTGTTAATGTGA
- the MRP51 gene encoding mitochondrial 37S ribosomal protein bS1m (similar to Saccharomyces cerevisiae MRP51 (YPL118W); ancestral locus Anc_8.613), which translates to MSHLGQLLRRSRLAQVAKSREPLVGGKPRYFPSHQVVETKPATFERQEWGLKAAIPKGVKSRYLEFNELDTLERIATFEAGGGSQWNRIRFQELGVAPSYNPGRANPLFEGESSSQDRLAPLSSLLAVDAGKANSASHRLVQMKALRGEFRQWLLEKDPEALKNKSFTARDMKESAVQFLSERSAKQSGRLASSKVIGTGGLTYNLRGKLKNSPNGVVQKSIVPGRFLNFDGNDRLAAVGGFVANATSSSPMTSQVAYNMGDFIRELTFPFEVQQVSVDDAGKVMVRAQVVSGMSQRAKRSIQGKRYQQRPIQRSKSNNAVGAMDPKMKADELLNILHDFH; encoded by the coding sequence ATGTCGCATCTGGGTCAATTGCTAAGACGGTCCAGGCTGGCACAGGTGGCGAAGAGTCGGGAGCCTTTGGTGGGCGGGAAGCCACGGTATTTCCCCTCGCACCAGGTCGTGGAGACTAAGCCGGCTACTTTCGAGAGACAGGAATGGGGGCTTAAGGCAGCGATTCCAAAAGGTGTGAAATCGAGATATTTGGAGTTTAATGAGCTAGATACTTTGGAGAGAATCGcaacttttgaagctgGGGGTGGTTCGCAGTGGAATCGCATTAGGTTCCAGGAGTTGGGGGTTGCTCCATCGTATAACCCTGGTAGAGCCAACCCATTGTTTGAAGGTGAATCATCGAGTCAGGATCGTTTGGCACCTTTATCATCTTTGCTGGCGGTCGATGCTGGAAAGGCTAATAGCGCATCGCACAGATTGGTTCAGATGAAGGCCTTACGTGGTGAATTTAGACAATGGTTGCTTGAAAAGGATCcagaagctttgaagaacaagtCATTCACGGCTAGAGATATGAAGGAGAGTGCAGTGCAGTTTTTAAGTGAGCGTTCTGCGAAGCAAAGTGGTCGTTTGGCCTCCAGCAAGGTTATCGGGACTGGGGGGCTCACGTACAATTTGCGTGGtaagttgaagaattcaccTAATGGAGTGGTCCAAAAGAGTATTGTTCCAGGtagattcttgaattttgatGGTAACGATAGGCTGGCTGCAGTTGGTGGGTTTGTTGCCAAtgcaacttcttcatcgccCATGACATCCCAGGTCGCATATAACATGGGTGATTTTATCAGAGAACTCACATTCCCCTTTGAAGTGCAACAAGTTTCTGTTGATGACGCCGGGAAGGTTATGGTCAGGGCTCAAGTCGTCAGTGGTATGAGCCAGCGTGCAAAGCGCTCCATTCAGGGCAAAAGGTATCAACAGAGACCtattcaaagatcaaaaagCAACAACGCTGTCGGTGCCATGgatccaaagatgaaagcCGACGAGTTGCTGAATATCCTGCACGATTTCCACTAG
- the DED1 gene encoding DEAD-box ATP-dependent RNA helicase DED1 (similar to Saccharomyces cerevisiae DED1 (YOR204W) and DBP1 (YPL119C); ancestral locus Anc_8.614): MADLSKKVENMSIKEKGGYVPPHLRNGGARRANSGGFGGSSGSDGSSGGSFFGFSGRRGDSNRGGRGGFARNGGGSGFRPAGTGRWTDGKHVPAARNEKMEQQLFGVAEDPNFQSSGINFDHYDDIPVDASGENVPEPITEFTSPPLDELLLENIKLARFTKPTPVQKYSVPIVANGRDLMACAQTGSGKTGGFLFPVLSESFSTGPSEIPENARGGYMRKAFPTAVVLAPTRELATQIFDEAKKFTYRSWVRATVVYGGADVGSQMRELDRGCDLLVATPGRLNDLLERGKISLAKVKYLVLDEADRMLDMGFEPQIRHIVEGCDMPGVEDRQTLMFSATFPVDIQHLARDFLSDYIFLSVGRVGSTSENITQHVLYVEDEDKKSALLDLISSATDGLTLIFVETKRMADQLTDFLIMQNFAATAIHGDRTQGERERALAAFRSGKANLLVATAVAARGLDIPNVTHVINYDLPSDVDDYVHRIGRTGRAGNTGVSTAFFNRGNKNIVKGLVEILTEANQEVPSFLNDISRESSGIRGGRGGSFFNSRANSSRDYRKQGNGNGSFGASRGSGGSSWGSSRGGSSWGESSGGNSSWW; encoded by the coding sequence ATGGCAGATTTAAGTAAGAAAGTAGAGAACATGAGTATCAAGGAGAAAGGCGGTTACGTTCCTCCACATTTGAGAAACGGTGGAGCGCGTCGTGCCAACAGTGGTGGATTCGGTGGATCTAGTGGTTCTGATGGTTCTTCTGGTGGTAGTTTCTTTGGGTTTAGCGGTCGTCGTGGAGATTCCAACCGTGGAGGACGCGGTGGATTCGCTAGAAACGGCGGTGGCAGCGGGTTCAGACCAGCTGGTACTGGTAGATGGACGGACGGTAAGCACGTTCCAGCTGCGAGaaatgaaaagatggaacAGCAGTTGTTTGGTGTTGCAGAAGATCCAAATTTCCAGTCTTCCGGGATTAACTTTGACCACTATGATGATATTCCAGTCGATGCATCTGGTGAGAACGTTCCAGAACCTATTACTGAGTTTACAAGTCCTCCTTTGGATGAACTATTGTTGGAAAACATCAAGTTGGCTAGATTCACTAAGCCTACTCCAGTTCAAAAGTATTCCGTGCCTATTGTGGCTAACGGTAGAGATTTGATGGCCTGTGCGCAGACTGGTTCCGGTAAGACCGGTGGGTTCTTGTTTCCTGTGTTGTCTGAATCTTTCAGCACTGGTCCTTCTGAGATTCCAGAGAATGCTCGTGGTGGTTACATGAGAAAGGCCTTCCCAACAGCTGTTGTGTTGGCTCCAACTAGAGAGTTGGCTACACAGATCTTCGACGAGGCCAAGAAGTTTACTTACAGATCGTGGGTTAGAGCTACCGTTGTGTACGGTGGTGCCGACGTTGGTTCTCAAATGAGAGAGTTGGACCGTGGTTGTGATCTGCTGGTTGCTACTCCAGGTCGTTTGAACGATCTGTTGGAGCGTGGTAAGATCTCTTTGGCCAAGGTTAAGTATTTGGTTTTGGATGAAGCTGATAGAATGTTGGATATGGGTTTCGAACCTCAGATCAGACATATTGTGGAAGGTTGTGATATGCCAGGTGTCGAGGACAGACAGACACTGATGTTTTCGGCTACTTTCCCAGTCGATATCCAGCATTTGGCTCGTGATTTCCTAAGTGACTACATTTTCTTATCCGTCGGTAGAGTTGGTTCTACATCGGAGAACATTACTCAGCATGTTCTATACGTCGAAGACGAGGACAAGAAATCTGCATTGTTGGATCTAATTTCCTCAGCTACCGATGGGTTGACTTTGATCTTTGTCGAAACTAAGAGAATGGCAGACCAATTGACAGATTTCTTAATTATGCAAAATTTCGCTGCTACCGCTATTCACGGTGATCGTACCCAAGGCGAGCGTGAACGTGCGCTAGCGGCTTTCAGATCCGGTAAAGCTAACTTATTGGTCGCTACTGCAGTTGCAGCTAGAGGTCTGGATATTCCAAACGTCACTCACGTTATCAACTACGATTTGCCAAGTGATGTCGATGATTACGTTCACAGAATCGGTAGAACTGGTCGTGCCGGTAACACCGGTGTCTCCACTGCTTTCTTTAACAGAGGTAACAAGAACATCGTCAAAGGTTTGGTCGAAATTTTGACCGAGGCAAACCAAGAGGTTCCTTCCTTCTTAAACGACATTTCCAGAGAATCCTCCGGTATTAGAGGTGGCAGAGGCGgtagtttcttcaacagcCGTGCAAATAGCTCCAGAGATTACCGTAAGCAAGGTAACGGTAATGGTTCCTTCGGTGCCTCCAGAGGCAGCGGTGGTAGCAGCTGGGGCTCTTCCAGAGGTGGTAGCTCTTGGGGTGAATCCTCCGGTGGTAACTCATCCTGGTGGTGA